One Littorina saxatilis isolate snail1 linkage group LG12, US_GU_Lsax_2.0, whole genome shotgun sequence genomic region harbors:
- the LOC138982647 gene encoding inter-alpha-trypsin inhibitor heavy chain H2-like, with translation MQRGFDVQRGIHGEVVVLYSLQDEPQGSSVIVQDDYFAHFFAPPGLDPLPKNILFVIDISGSMSGAKIEQAKQALLKILDNLRDQDTFNILLFNNGVEVWAESPRSTLSVEIEKAKRFVKYELVANRTTNIHLALTRGLEVLFKNSEQNSRKTADIIVFLTDGEPTSGIVDTNQIVRDVTRKNGGRSSIFSLGFGFDLNFDLITQVSDVNRGFARRVYEDNDAEDQLTTFYEEISTPTLRDVMATYSSDVVDTPLLTDTTFPLFFQGREIIVAGRTKMAGGTGLVSLGAALHATGAEGAVDFVVPAGKVEVLSQAGEEDGVTEKLWAYMKIKSLLKKMDMTSSVAEKTRTREQALRMALTHGFVTPLTSFSLVVDINQSHHAQDDRWSAWTPPRPQRTYSPPPRAYSPRPRAYSPRPRAYSPPPRAYSPPPRAYSPPPRAYSPLPRANSPLPRANKSPSRVFASDVNNVGRESSHSYRDFDPDFLEQLRASSPQKRAGMARASSSSASSSRRMSGFWLGIAIVIFLSPVGLPPFFV, from the coding sequence ATGCAGCGTGGCTTTGACGTCCAGAGAGGCATCCACGGCGAGGTGGTCGTCCTCTACAGCCTGCAGGACGAGCCCCAGGGAAGCAGCGTCATCGTCCAGGACGACTACTTCGCCCACTTCTTCGCCCCGCCAGGCCTCGACCCCCTCCCCAAGAACATCCTCTTCGTCATCGACATCAGTGGTTCCATGAGCGGCGCTAAGATCGAGCAGGCCAAGCAAGCTTTGCTAAAGATCCTTGACAACCTGAGGGACCAAGATACCTTCAACATCCTGCTGTTTAACAACGGCGTGGAGGTGTGGGCAGAGTCACCAAGGAGCACTTTGAGTGTGGAGATAGAAAAGGCGAAACGGTTTGTAAAATATGAACTGGTTGCCAATAGAACGACTAACATCCACCTTGCCTTAACGAGAGGTCTGGAAGTTCTGTTCAAAAACAGCGAGCAGAACTCTCGTAAGACGGCTGACATCATCGTTTTCTTAACCGACGGTGAGCCAACGTCGGGCATCGTTGACACTAATCAAATCGTCCGTGACGTAACTAGAAAAAACGGAGGAAGATCTTCCATCTTCTCGCTAGGTTTCGGCTTTGACCTCAACTTCGATTTGATCACCCAAGTGTCAGATGTGAACCGCGGCTTTGCTCGCAGGGTCTATGAGGACAACGATGCAGAGGATCAGCTGACGACTTTCTACGAGGAGATAAGCACCCCCACTCTCCGTGACGTCATGGCGACGTACAGCAGTGACGTTGTGGACACCCCCCTTCTCACCGACACCACCTTCCCCCTCTTCTTCCAGGGAAGGGAGATCATCGTGGCGGGCAGGACCAAGATGGCGGGCGGTACCGGCCTCGTCTCTCTAGGCGCCGCGCTGCACGCCACAGGGGCTGAAGGAGCTGTGGATTTCGTGGTGCCTGCGGGCAAAGTGGAGGTGTTGAGCCAGGCGGGGGAGGAGGATGGCGTGACGGAGAAACTGTGGGCCTACATGAAGATCAAGAGTCTGCTGAAGAAGATGGACATGACGTCGTCTGTAGCGGAGAAAACCAGGACCAGGGAACAGGCTCTCCGCATGGCCTTGACCCACGGCTTCGTCACTCCGCTGACGTCATTCAGCCTCGTGGTGGACATCAACCAATCGCATCACGCGCAGGATGATAGGTGGTCTGCCTGGACCCCACCTAGGCCACAACGGACATACTCGCCGCCCCCTCGGGCATACTCACCGCGCCCTCGGGCATACTCACCGCGCCCTCGGGCATACTCGCCGCCCCCTCGGGCATACTCGCCGCCCCCTCGGGCATACTCGCCGCCCCCTCGGGCATACTCACCGCTCCCTCGGGCAAACTCACCGCTCCCTCGGGCAAACAAAAGCCCCTCGCGTGTCTTTGCTTCTGATGTTAACAATGTAGGGCGCGAGAGCAGTCACTCGTATCGTGACTTTGATCCTGATTTCTTAGAACAACTTCGTGCGTCCAGTCCGCAGAAAAGGGCTGGTATGGCCCGTGCATCTTCTTCAAGTGCTTCCAGCTCCAGGCGGATGTCAGGCTTCTGGTTAGGCATTGCCATTGTCATCTTCCTGTCACCGGTGGGTTTACCTCCATTttttgtttaa